Genomic window (Chelmon rostratus isolate fCheRos1 chromosome 15, fCheRos1.pri, whole genome shotgun sequence):
aacctgcagccacgcggccctttatggaaccgaTTTGAGATGCCTGCCGTAGGTGATATAGGGAGCTGGTTTACCTGCATggcggaggagagagaggagtgtaGGTAGCCGCAATTTTTGTTGACTGccttttgttcagtttattgttttgttacatATTCGCCACCAGTGCACGTTTACCATCCATTAGGCGTGTGCAACCTGAAAGCCGCCGATGTagctgtgatgttttgatgttttgaagTATTAAATGTTTGAAACTTTTCTGGACTCAGCGTCCAGCGTCAAATACATCCTGAGGATGCTTTTAAGCTGTGTTCACGCTCAGAGGAAACACCGTTGCACAGGTTCCTTGTTTTGAGTCAATAGCTCAACAATAAGCAACTCAACAATAACTTGACAAATGCATGTTCCTTACAAATGTGGCACCatttaaaagggaaataaacaggCTTTCCAACATGTTCCCAGAATTTTTTGGGAACCAAATTTTGCTAGCTGGGTAACACCTTATGAAACTGACTGATATCTGACATTGTGTGGCAGTCAATAACAAGCCTCCAAAATGAACAATGGAGGATGGGGCTCTGGAATCAGTATACAGAGGTGTGGAGAGTCTTCAGTCCACAAGAGCATGTTGAGCATACTCCAGCCATATACCACATTTCAACCTATTCTTGCTCTTTTCTTCTGTGTCAATCACCTGTCCATCATGTAccaaatgtgctgttttctcAATAATTCTGATCTTGTTCGTATTGTTAGCATCATTAGCAATGTTAATGATCTGTCCCAGCAATTGCCACAAATTAGCAAAACAATAATGTTAGCTATGATTTACAAGTCAAAACACCTCCTATGAAAAAGGTCTAGTCAATTTAAGCTTCAATCCTAATTTTCCTAGTCATGTGTGCTGCTCAGAGGGCCTAGTTTGGGAACCAAAGATTATCAATATAACGGTCAAAATATGTTCTTTGCATTAATATTCTTACTATGCAAAATTATTCTGATACTGACTGCCTCTGCTTcatatgaaatgtaaaagaaaaacagagttcATAATTGAGAGCATATATAGGCCACAAACCACGCTTTCTTTGCTCCAGAATGAACTCACCTGTTTGAGTTTACAGCGTGGAAGGCTTCCACCCGGCCACTTCACAGAGCTGTGTGGTGTTGTCAGGGAAGAGAACATGTGAAGCCCAGTCTGTCAGGATATTCTATTAATAGTTGGCTATATTTAGACTTTGTCTCACAGATATGACAACTCCTCAGTGCCTCCTGATTCTGTtttgacaaagtaaaactgcaAGGTCTCTGTCTATGTGTCTTTATTTACTTAAAGCATCAAGTATTGTCAAAATAAAGTTGACATATATTATATACAGTGTGAAAGACACATGAAGTGTTCCcaaagacattttcacatcACCCTGGATTTACCAATTTTTAgaacattatattttatttattttttgtttttgtttgcattgctGAGCAAGTCTAACCATAGCCTCCTTATTAGACTTGGATTCAGTGGCTTAGTGTAGTACTCTAAGTCTACTTTAAGCCAGCAGTCTGAGGGCATGATTTCTGCTTGTGCAATAGTTAAATtgacacagttgtgtttttgcactgatcaataaaacaatgaaacacacacgGTTTAGTTGAGATTCCTGTGAAGTATAATCCTATAATCTTGGCTATATGGCCCTGCCTCAACGGTTTCAATGCTGCAATTATAAAAATAGGGGAAAACCAaacaccaaataaataaattaccaAATAACAGATTCCTGAGAAGTACAACCGAACAACATCCACCAATCATTAGCTGAACGAAACACTACTCTCTAGTCGTACTTGGCAGCTATTATATGCTGCGGCAGTGTGCAATGTGTCATGCGTTGCAGCAACGTTGCGCAGCACTAACTCTCCTAAACACTTCTTCAAGAGCCGGAAACAAAACAAGTCAgtcatgtgatttctgctcGTGCCTCTTGTCCAGTATGTCGCTGTTATATGTTAAGTCAGTCAAATAAGGATTGAAAGAAGGTATGTGAACCCATTTGCTGTTTTGATTTGTATTCTTGTTTTATATGTTATTAAGCTTGAAAATTTATAAAATTCATTCAGCATGCGCAGGCATTTTTGAACAGCTGGCAGTTCATTGACTGTAGGAAgttagctaacagttagctaaaaACATCGTCAGTTCATTTGCCCATTAGCTACCTTGTTAGCATACTCTAATACACTTCAAACAAACCACAGTAAAGGTTACTGTTCATTTCGGAGGACGTTTAATAGAGCCTGTTTTCTCCCCACAGTTGCCAGCTGTCTGGACAGCACGATAAAACACTGGCCGCCATGGCTGATGTGAGTATGGCCTGCCTGTCACTCCTCCAGTTAGCTCGTCCAGTAGCCCCTGCCTTTCTCTAGCAcggaggaagacagaaaaatattttgtgatatgtataacaaaacaaaaagttagATCCTTAAATATGTGGTGTACACAACAAATATGTGGTTTATAAGTTACAACATTTCGGCAACGTAGAGCTCGAGAGATAAACCGACGTGATGGGAGTGTTTTGTGTATGAGTTTGTGTAACCTGCCTGCCTGGCTGGATGTATGTGCGATCTAGGAGCGGCGTTAAACTGTAAGCTTTTGCCTGTATGCCCGTCAGTAAGGTGGTGAGTGACACTCCTGTAGATGCTTCTCTAACTTTCTTCCATGTTTTCTGTGCAGGATTTGAAGAGATACCTGTACAAACAGTTGCAGAGGTGTGTATGATTGATGTTGCCTGATGGTAAAGCTATGCTTCCTGTCACAGTTGACAGTGAAACTATCAGAATGTGATGTGTTGAATAATTTGTAAAATCTGTTGTCTGTTATCCATCAGTGTCGAAGGTCTTCATGCTATTGTAGTGACAGACAGGGATGGTGTCCCAGTTATCAAAGGTAAGCAACTTTTTCTGAATCCTTCATGGCTTTATCCCACTACAACCCTACAGCAAAGGTGCCCACACTGGTCCATGATGTTATGGTACTGTTGGGAATAGGGCCATCTGATGTCGAATGTATCACAGTAAACTGGTTTTCGTCACATGCTGTCGACTAgattttcatagttttttttagCCCTTTAAAGACATGGAATTTGTGACGGTGCTGGCTGCCTCTGACTTGCTTAGTTAAAAATAGCAGGACTGATTCTTATttctcacatgctgctgttaaaACATAATAGTCAGGCTGTAATGACAGCATGAGAAGGAACTCCTCAACAACTTAAAGCTGGAAAATTCCCTGTGTTCTTTCTAGATTCAACCCATTTTACATCACAAACAATAGTAATGTCATGTTTATTACAGTCTCCTTAGAAGGCAGAATGTGAGGTGCATTTAAACTCTGTCTTTATGTTAATGAAACACTATTCAGTTCAGACTTGAGTCATGTTGGAGATGTGACATGAATGTTACAGGTCTGACAGGTTAGATTGCTGTCACAGCTGTAAAGGAAAGGTGAGGGGCTCATTCAGACATGAGACTGACATGACTGACATaatctgaaatgtgttgcaaaGGGGCTCTATATTCCTGTTATTACTTGGCTCTAAGGCTTTTTCAAACTGCCAGTCctaattcatttttttggcATATCCAGATCGTATCCAAATTCATTTCAGAGAGTCTGTACAGCAAAAAACTAATGTGATTTTTGGTAATTGGATCCCAACCACATTTGGAGGTGCTTTGAAATGCGATTACATTCGAATTTCTACAAAGGTGTCTTGATGTGGATGCTCAAATTAGATTTCAAAGTATCTCTTGCCTGGTTTGCAAGGTGACACACAACCATAATGTCAAATCCAGACTGACAGAAGTGCATCAGAGCATCTGAGCATAATCTATGCTGTTACTAGCAGAGCAGAGAACTACAGTATTCTGTGCAGCAACCTGGTAGCATGATTGTTGGGAGGGCAAGATGATGGATCTCCATTTCTCATGCTTTTGCGTTGGAAAGCTGCGTTGCTAGTGTATGTAGTCACTGATGTCGGTACCACAGCAACCCATGCAGACAAGTTGGTGTCTGGGCACTTGTGAAACACAGTGCGGACGGTTTCTTTTAAAGATGTACTTTGAGAATCAAAACAGATTTGCTTGTTGTCTGAACAGAGCATAAGTGACAGCAGCCTCTTGTTCCAGCTCCAACCCTTGTTGCTTTGCCCTGctctcagagctgcagtgtaGTCTGTTACTGTGTTTAAGTCACTTGGACTGAAAACAGAACccttcatgctgctgctttacatTAAAAGCTTTCCACAGGCAAAACACTGGAAGGCATTTATTATGCAGCAGCTACACGAGGAGGTGACTTTAGTCACCAGCTGCTAACTGCTTGTTCAATTTAAAAACTGATCTCAGAATAGGTAAAGGTGACAGCTGCGTGTTGCAGTCTTGGAGAATCTCAAACCTTGAGCACATCATGAAGGATAACTGGTAGATTAACTGAATAGAAATTCCACAGTAGAGTGTTGTGAACAGAACATGGCTCAgtagtttgtttgtgtatttagtTTGTTTGGGAAGTGATAGCAAATAAGCTCTATTATGCATATGTTATGCACATTTTGTAAGACAAAAtttgaaagaaggaaagaaggagagctGTTGTTATTATTGCTTCTGTGTCCCCACAGTTGCCAATGACAACGCCCCAGTCCACGCGCTGAGACCCGGCTTCCTGTCCACCTTCGCTCTGGCCACAGATCAGGGCAGCAAGCTGGGCCTTTCCAAAAACAAGAGCATCATCTGCTACTACAACACCTACCAGGTCAGATGTCGGCTTCCCAAAATCATTCCATGTGCAGTTCTAGCTATGATAGATTTGTATGATAAATGTTATAAAGAGATAATGTTTTGGCCCTTTCAGGTCAGTTTCAACCACCTCCAAAGTATGGTTGattgtacatttatttaaaccTGGAAATATTGCGCAGCTTCTTTATGAGGACGCTGTACTCAGgtttaacatgttcacaaagtttCATACCTCATACCAGCGCAACACATGAGCTGTGAACGTGGTCAGTGGCCGACTGTTGCCTGTAGTGTTTGAGGTTTTAATCAAGCTGATAGTGATCCCCTTTTTCTGAGGTCGACAGTTTTTGGCCCAACAtgtctgttgtgtctctgtgctgaaCAGATTGTGCAGTTCAATCGGTTGCCACTGGTCATCAGTTTCATCGCCAGCAGCAATGCCAACACAGGTAACAATCTCCTCCAGTGACCACTGTGTACTGTGCACCTCAGTCCTCTGTAACAACAGTCATGTTTCTCTGAAAGCCACGCATGTACTAAAGATAATGAAGCACAGATACCATTATGAATGAAGAAGGATGGGTTCCAATAGCTGCTTCCATTTCAGATCCAGACACACGTGTGGTCACAGCGACACAGTTGTTAAGACTCGCTGTGTTTTGCAATATTTGTGGAAGGGTACTCACAACAAATTGGGGAACAAAAATCCATgcttaaatattaaatacatttgcatCAAGGACGTACAGAAAAATCAGGAATTTACTAAGCAGATATTttaggtatatatatatattaggaATTGCAAAGACAAATTCAGaatcttttcactgtttttttttttttatctctgtgaGAAGCACAGCTTTCACAGAGAAAGGAACACTGCCAcagtacatgttttttttaaactatgaGATGTCTTGATTCCCCACAAAACAAACTTCCTAAAAAGATTCGATTAGGGACTCGATGGTTCGACGATTCGATGAACAGATTCAGAACTGGATTCAGATGAGCTAAAATGCTATTATAGCCCATCCTTAGGAACAGACGTTTCAGctttgtttacagtttacattGCTCTAGTCAAACCACAGCCCCCCACAGGGGGGTCAACCTTTGGAGTCTCAACTTTGTTCAGAAATTTCAGAATATTAGTATCTAAAGGACAATCAGATTATTTAAAGGGACAAATGAAATTTTATAAAGATTTTATTAATGGGATCAGAGATTAGATTGTAAGAAAGATCTTTAAATTGAAGCTCTCTCCAAGATAAAAAGTCCAGCACCAGTAAGCTCAGGCAAAACTAAGCAACTTAATTCATAACTGGCACAGATAATATACCACACCAATGTCTTACTGTGTAGCAAGCTCAACCAGAAGTCCAGAGACAAAGAACTTATCTGGTAGGTTCAGTGACAGCGTGAGGTTTGTATAAATGACACTGCTGTATGTCATTTCTAACATCAAtgtcatattttaaaaacattccTGTCTGTCACCAGCAAATAGTGATCAGTGACAAGGGTCCAACCAAAAGTATTCAAGTATTCAACTGAACCATGTGGTCGTTGTTCAGTGTCCAGATGTCATGGAACTGTAAATGTTCAAATTTCCATGTTTTTGAAAGAGTCAAATGTATTGTAGCTTCATCTTGGATTCTTATTAATGTGACAACATGTTCTGTTGTAGCTACTCAGCAGTGAGCTTATATTTTACTCAGTACAATATTACAGTGACCGTCAGTCTGCACATCCCATTCAGAGGCTAAAAGTGTACAACAGAACCACCATACACCATAATGATGAGCTGCTCTGAGAGCCTCAGGAGTTGGACTACATACTGTAATACTGTTGAGGAAATGTGAGAGTCTGAGGGGTTCATTTTCTGATGAATAAGAATGTGCTCCTGAATTTTCATGTGCCTACTATAGTTCGATATTCTGTGTGTAGAGCTGATAAGCTGTGCTGGTGGTGTCTTCAGAAAGGTCAGGGTCACCACAGACGTTCCCTTTCATTCTGTGTTGAAAATGCCTGCTTTTTTGAGCATCTAGTTGACTCATAAAATAAGGGTGGTCCACTTTGTGTGTCCTCAGGTCTCATCATGAGTCTGGAGAAGGAGCTGGCCCCTCTAATAGAGGAGCTCAGGCAGGTGGTGGAGGTGACATAAGCTGTGACAGGACGGCCATGAGCAGGATCCACAGCAGAATCACCCTCTGGACCACACGCTGCTCACCgaatctctctgtctcttatggtgcattcatgtgttgTGGGAAAACCTGTCTGGAGGTTTTCACACCTCCATGTAATGACTTGGAAGTGTAAACATCTCCTGACTTGTTCACATCATGATTGAGCTTTCCTCTACACTTTTTGTTCTGTCGACTTtgctttctgccattttctgtAGAATTTAGATCTCCTCGTCAGCATTTTCACAGCTTAGACAGAGTTTATATGTCAAATCAAATGTCAAGtctgaataaatgttttattttagcaCCCAAAAgtggttttgctgtttttttcattgttagggttttaatgtaaaaatatattgtttttattgtactCGTACAATAAAGGTCAAGTCCTccatacattttatttcattgacaATTGCAATCCAGCCGTCGTTGGAAGGTTTGCCTGGTGTCATTTTCCATGTGATGCCTTTTGTGCTAGCAACCAGAAGTATTTTTAAGAGCTATTCATCCTGTGCTGCAAGTTAAAACCTACTCAGAGTTTTAGGCATCTGGAATCTGAGCATTGTTCGTGCTTagattttctcatttcaaaccCAAATTGGAAAAACAAGAAACGGCATCCGTTGGGTAGTCAGAAAGTATCGAGAGACAGAATAACACATGGTTGGTTTAAACAGTTGGACACTTTAAACAGTTGTTGAAGCAGATGTCCAAGTTAAACATTCTAGGAACAAACATCCTCTgggaaagaaaagtaaaa
Coding sequences:
- the lamtor3 gene encoding ragulator complex protein LAMTOR3, with protein sequence MADDLKRYLYKQLQSVEGLHAIVVTDRDGVPVIKVANDNAPVHALRPGFLSTFALATDQGSKLGLSKNKSIICYYNTYQIVQFNRLPLVISFIASSNANTGLIMSLEKELAPLIEELRQVVEVT